A single genomic interval of Croceibacter atlanticus HTCC2559 harbors:
- a CDS encoding DUF4199 domain-containing protein → MENAYRKSATSYGITLGVILSLLTVIGYAVYLDLFTAWWFGILNILLIIVFGILSAKKTKQLIEGYTTFKQAFTGYFITIALGTFISTVVSLLIFNVIDTDAAQILNEKIIENSEAMMQKFGAPQSEIDKAIVAMEEDNQFSMMNYIKGWFGFLVFYAVVGLIVALIFREKDPTKV, encoded by the coding sequence ATGGAAAACGCTTACAGAAAATCTGCAACCTCTTACGGCATCACGTTAGGTGTCATCTTATCTTTATTAACAGTAATTGGCTATGCTGTATATCTAGACCTATTTACTGCTTGGTGGTTTGGTATACTAAACATACTACTTATTATTGTCTTCGGAATTTTATCTGCAAAGAAAACAAAACAACTAATTGAAGGCTACACTACCTTTAAACAAGCATTTACAGGCTATTTTATAACAATTGCCTTAGGAACATTTATTAGTACAGTAGTAAGCTTATTAATATTTAATGTTATTGATACAGATGCTGCTCAAATTTTAAACGAGAAGATTATTGAAAACTCTGAAGCTATGATGCAAAAATTTGGTGCACCACAGTCTGAGATAGATAAAGCAATTGTTGCTATGGAAGAAGATAACCAATTCTCTATGATGAATTACATTAAAGGATGGTTTGGTTTCTTGGTATTTTACGCAGTAGTTGGGCTTATCGTTGCATTAATCTTTAGAGAGAAAGATCCTACCAAAGTATAA
- a CDS encoding head GIN domain-containing protein, which produces MKFKLIILATLCFSLQSINAQWWSNGTKVEGNGTIKTENRSVGTYDEVNLSGFFDVILEQGTEGNLTVQAESNLLEYITTEVENNALKISTKKGYNLRTSKRMQVIITVPFKDIDKVALSGSGDIIGKDLITAKNFKALISGSGDISLSVEAKTIETALSGSGDIKLTGTTDKLSAKVAGSGDISCYDLKAKDVEAKVNGSGDVEVYASKSLYARVSGSGDIDYKGNPANVDKKTSGSGDVTAH; this is translated from the coding sequence ATGAAATTTAAATTAATAATCCTCGCAACACTTTGCTTTAGCTTACAATCTATTAATGCACAATGGTGGTCTAATGGTACAAAAGTAGAAGGCAACGGAACTATTAAAACCGAAAATAGATCTGTAGGTACTTATGATGAAGTAAATCTCTCAGGCTTTTTTGATGTTATTTTAGAACAAGGAACCGAAGGAAACTTAACGGTGCAAGCAGAGAGCAATTTATTAGAGTACATTACTACAGAAGTAGAAAATAACGCTCTAAAGATTTCAACTAAAAAAGGGTACAACTTGCGCACCTCTAAACGCATGCAGGTAATAATTACCGTACCGTTTAAAGATATTGACAAAGTTGCGTTATCTGGATCTGGTGATATTATAGGAAAAGATCTCATAACAGCTAAGAACTTTAAGGCCCTTATTTCTGGTTCTGGTGATATCTCTTTAAGTGTTGAAGCTAAAACTATTGAGACTGCTCTATCTGGCTCTGGAGATATCAAGTTAACCGGTACAACAGATAAATTATCTGCAAAAGTTGCCGGCTCTGGAGATATTTCTTGCTATGATTTGAAAGCAAAAGATGTAGAGGCTAAAGTAAACGGTTCTGGAGATGTAGAAGTTTATGCAAGCAAATCATTATATGCTAGAGTTTCTGGTTCTGGAGATATTGATTATAAAGGAAACCCAGCAAATGTAGATAAAAAGACAAGTGGGTCTGGAGATGTTACAGCGCATTAA
- a CDS encoding ShlB/FhaC/HecB family protein yields MPRNYFKSAVYLSVVTLLCACASKTTRYLNTEDKIYNPISLDTLGSTKEYQSVYLYGNAGSNKNGPDEALLQKFQQFTKQHSTKDDYLIFLGDNVYANRLKKDNNKEQLDMLLNVFKTFNGTPLIIPGENDWNDNGVEGLEKLEDYVEEFMGKDENYLPENGCPIETIDVSFNTEIIVIDTQWYIEDWSKQAEFNAKCEIKTREKFIKVLTDEVRKARHKNVLLVMHHPVYSNGIYGGEISNDILFNPKPENLFLPTIGAPWTFMRTQGGLSKQDLLNPLMNELISEVKTIARQAPLMFVLSAHEQSLQYIIQDNLHQIISGTGGKKEGSRLGKNGLYSSGKAGFAELRLYEDRSSRVIFYELDEKENIVKAFDKEAFASPEDYDLSQLPKTYSKTVKTTIYPPEETKVSKRYEEFFGEHYRYLYGKEIEAQVVLLDTLYGGLKVERAGGGNQTQSLRLVDKNDKEYNMRAIAKDAERFLQSSGYNDLDSDVYFEDTIPLEIIEDFYTASHPYGAFAIPKLAGAINLGHTHPKLFYVPKQKTLGEFNEYHGDRLYMIVEKPDSDFNNAHMFGFNKEVESTSDLFEELRKDETNVINEKEYIKARIFDILVGDWDRHEDQWRWALLEDTENTGKNVYLPIPRDRDQVFAKFDGTFIKTLQSIVSSTKQLGLYGPDIEFIDPFSESALNLDRALLQKTSLEDWYEQIELIQKNITPEIVDKAFNDMPVESQDEVTEQIKKDFLARKANLKSIIERYYENIISFQTLLGTDKDDHFIITKLPDGKINIEAYRIKDGKDEDLIFNRTFNDKDTHTIWIYGLGDDDVFEIKGDNTSKIKITIAGGLGEDTYNFSNGKNVIVYDQEHQDNVVKEENGARFRINDVYENHIYDPERRPSSGSVFGLNVAYNPDLGAVTKLLVGKETLKFERNPFTKKFDLLTTYYPLTQAVSFEGSAQFAHLFHDWNLKISSRVTSNNYTENFFGFGNSTDNPFSNYDANRIYTRHFSAGASTYYKGEFGSAFEIGFNYYNVGTEASEVISGTGIGEQEEFAQIHSTYHYLSTNSKGFPNRGMEFKAKGYFSDNLSSSQTTLAVDPSLTFWNAIDSSRDVILKTSASGQLRFGDAIPFYQSARIGGEHSLRSYRLQRFTGQQSLVGNVELQYNFKPLKTVFLPIRSLGYLGYDTGRVWIDDESNSNWHYSYGGGIIFSVSGLTSNLSYFHGEEGGRFAFNISFGI; encoded by the coding sequence ATGCCAAGAAACTATTTTAAAAGTGCCGTATATCTTTCGGTTGTAACATTATTATGCGCCTGTGCGTCCAAAACCACAAGGTATCTTAATACAGAGGACAAAATTTACAACCCAATTTCTTTAGATACTTTAGGAAGTACTAAAGAGTACCAAAGTGTATACCTATATGGTAATGCAGGCAGCAATAAAAATGGTCCAGATGAGGCATTATTACAAAAGTTCCAACAGTTTACTAAGCAACATTCAACCAAAGACGATTATTTAATTTTTCTTGGTGACAATGTGTATGCCAACAGGCTAAAAAAAGATAACAACAAGGAACAGTTAGACATGTTGTTAAATGTCTTTAAAACCTTTAATGGCACACCATTAATAATTCCCGGAGAAAATGATTGGAATGATAATGGTGTTGAAGGTCTTGAAAAATTAGAAGACTACGTTGAAGAGTTTATGGGTAAAGATGAAAATTACCTTCCAGAAAATGGCTGTCCAATAGAAACTATTGATGTAAGTTTTAATACAGAAATCATTGTTATAGATACACAATGGTATATTGAAGATTGGAGCAAGCAAGCAGAATTTAATGCTAAATGTGAAATAAAAACTAGGGAGAAGTTTATAAAAGTTCTTACAGACGAAGTTAGAAAAGCAAGACACAAAAATGTGCTTTTAGTAATGCACCATCCTGTTTACTCTAACGGTATTTATGGCGGAGAAATTTCTAATGATATTCTATTTAACCCCAAACCAGAAAACTTATTCTTACCAACCATAGGTGCACCTTGGACGTTTATGAGAACTCAAGGAGGTTTATCTAAACAAGATTTACTCAACCCTTTAATGAATGAGTTAATCTCTGAGGTTAAAACAATAGCAAGACAAGCACCCTTAATGTTTGTCTTATCTGCCCACGAACAATCTTTACAGTATATTATACAAGACAACCTACATCAAATTATTTCTGGTACAGGTGGAAAAAAAGAAGGTTCTAGACTAGGAAAGAACGGTCTTTATTCTTCTGGAAAAGCAGGATTTGCTGAGTTGAGATTATATGAAGACAGATCTTCAAGAGTTATTTTTTATGAGCTAGATGAGAAAGAGAATATAGTTAAAGCTTTTGATAAAGAGGCCTTTGCCTCTCCAGAAGATTATGACCTCTCACAACTACCTAAAACATATTCAAAAACAGTAAAAACAACAATTTATCCTCCAGAAGAAACTAAGGTAAGTAAACGCTATGAAGAGTTTTTTGGAGAACATTACCGCTATTTATATGGTAAGGAAATCGAAGCACAAGTTGTATTACTTGATACATTATATGGTGGTTTAAAAGTAGAACGTGCAGGCGGCGGAAACCAGACCCAATCTTTAAGACTGGTAGATAAGAATGATAAAGAATACAACATGCGTGCAATTGCTAAAGATGCAGAACGCTTTTTACAATCATCTGGTTACAATGATTTAGATTCTGATGTGTATTTTGAAGACACAATTCCTCTGGAAATTATTGAAGACTTTTATACAGCTTCTCATCCTTACGGTGCATTTGCCATACCAAAGCTGGCTGGTGCTATAAATTTAGGACACACCCATCCAAAATTATTTTATGTTCCCAAACAAAAAACATTAGGAGAGTTTAATGAGTATCATGGTGATCGTTTGTATATGATTGTTGAAAAACCAGATAGCGATTTTAACAACGCACATATGTTTGGTTTTAATAAAGAAGTTGAAAGTACTTCAGATTTATTTGAAGAGCTTAGGAAAGATGAAACTAACGTTATTAATGAGAAAGAATATATAAAAGCAAGAATATTCGACATACTTGTAGGAGATTGGGATAGGCACGAAGACCAATGGCGTTGGGCACTTTTAGAGGACACAGAAAATACCGGTAAAAACGTTTACCTACCAATACCAAGAGATAGAGATCAAGTTTTTGCAAAGTTTGATGGAACATTTATTAAAACATTACAAAGTATAGTATCGAGCACTAAACAATTAGGGTTATATGGTCCAGATATAGAGTTTATAGATCCTTTTAGTGAAAGTGCTTTAAACTTAGACCGTGCGCTACTTCAAAAAACTAGTTTAGAAGATTGGTACGAGCAAATTGAACTCATACAAAAAAACATTACTCCAGAAATTGTTGACAAGGCTTTTAATGATATGCCTGTAGAATCTCAAGATGAAGTAACAGAACAAATTAAGAAAGATTTCTTAGCAAGGAAAGCTAATTTAAAAAGCATAATAGAGCGTTATTATGAGAATATTATAAGTTTTCAAACCTTACTCGGTACAGATAAAGATGATCATTTTATAATAACCAAATTACCCGATGGTAAAATTAACATTGAAGCCTATAGAATTAAAGATGGCAAAGATGAAGATCTTATTTTTAATAGAACGTTTAATGATAAAGACACGCATACCATCTGGATTTATGGTTTAGGAGATGATGATGTTTTTGAAATTAAAGGTGATAACACATCTAAAATTAAAATAACAATTGCTGGTGGTCTTGGTGAAGACACCTATAATTTTAGCAATGGAAAAAATGTAATTGTATATGATCAGGAACACCAAGACAATGTAGTTAAAGAAGAAAACGGTGCAAGATTTAGAATAAATGATGTGTATGAAAACCATATTTATGATCCAGAACGCAGGCCAAGTTCTGGAAGTGTATTTGGGCTAAATGTAGCCTATAATCCAGATTTAGGAGCTGTCACAAAGTTGCTTGTGGGCAAAGAGACACTAAAGTTTGAGCGCAACCCATTTACAAAAAAGTTTGACTTACTTACAACATACTACCCATTAACACAAGCTGTAAGTTTTGAAGGCTCTGCTCAATTTGCCCATTTATTTCACGATTGGAATCTTAAAATCTCAAGCAGAGTAACTAGCAACAATTATACAGAGAACTTCTTTGGTTTTGGAAACTCTACAGACAATCCGTTTTCTAATTATGATGCTAATAGAATTTACACAAGACATTTTTCTGCAGGCGCATCAACTTACTATAAAGGAGAGTTTGGTAGTGCTTTTGAGATTGGTTTCAACTATTACAATGTAGGTACAGAAGCTTCAGAAGTAATATCTGGAACTGGTATAGGAGAACAAGAAGAGTTTGCCCAAATACATTCTACATATCATTACTTAAGCACAAATAGTAAAGGCTTCCCAAATAGAGGAATGGAGTTTAAAGCAAAAGGCTATTTTTCAGATAATTTATCAAGTTCTCAAACAACATTAGCAGTAGATCCGTCATTAACGTTCTGGAATGCTATAGATTCTTCTAGAGATGTTATTTTAAAAACATCTGCTTCTGGGCAATTACGTTTTGGTGATGCCATACCATTTTACCAAAGCGCTAGAATTGGAGGAGAACACAGCTTAAGAAGTTACAGATTACAACGCTTTACAGGACAACAATCTTTAGTAGGAAATGTGGAGTTACAGTATAATTTTAAACCGCTTAAAACTGTTTTCTTACCTATACGCAGTTTAGGATATTTAGGATATGATACTGGTAGAGTTTGGATAGATGATGAGTCTAATTCAAACTGGCACTATAGTTATGGTGGTGGTATAATATTTTCCGTTAGCGGCCTTACCTCTAACCTATCTTACTTTCATGGCGAAGAAGGTGGCAGATTTGCATTCAATATTTCTTTCGGAATTTAA
- a CDS encoding RNA polymerase sigma factor: MTLTATHINETLERCRKGNQQAQLLIYKQYYRAMYNTALRIVKDEAEAQDVMQESFLNAFTKLDSFKGDATFGAWLKRIVVNNSLTAYRKNSKLSVVAFQDVEERLDVPEDQGISNSDSESSPKVKLILNTMNSLKDNYRVILTLHLIEGYDYEEICDIMNLTYANCRTMLSRAKESLRSKLPEL; encoded by the coding sequence TTGACACTAACCGCCACACATATTAATGAAACATTAGAGCGTTGCCGCAAAGGTAATCAACAAGCGCAGCTTTTAATTTACAAACAGTATTATCGTGCTATGTACAACACGGCATTACGCATTGTGAAAGACGAAGCAGAAGCCCAAGATGTCATGCAGGAATCGTTTTTAAACGCCTTTACTAAACTCGATTCTTTTAAAGGAGATGCCACTTTTGGTGCTTGGCTTAAACGTATTGTTGTAAATAACAGCCTAACAGCTTACAGAAAAAACTCTAAACTCAGTGTGGTTGCTTTTCAAGATGTAGAAGAACGGTTAGATGTTCCTGAAGATCAAGGAATATCTAATTCAGACTCAGAAAGCAGTCCTAAAGTAAAGCTCATACTAAATACTATGAACTCACTTAAGGATAATTACAGAGTGATCTTAACATTACATCTTATTGAAGGTTATGACTATGAAGAAATTTGTGACATTATGAATTTAACCTATGCAAATTGTAGGACAATGCTGTCACGCGCAAAAGAAAGTTTACGTTCTAAATTACCAGAACTATGA
- a CDS encoding L-threonylcarbamoyladenylate synthase encodes MAELIRIYEDNPNPKQIKQVVNALRDGALVIYPTDTVYGLGCDISNVSALERIAKLKNVKLEKANFSFICEDLSNLSDYVKQIDTRTFKILKRCLPGPYTFILPGNNNLPNVFKKKKTVGIRVPDNSICNALVSGLGNPIISTSIRDEDDVIEYTTDPSLILEKWDKHVDIVIDGGYGDNIASTVIDLTGDEAEVIREGKGSLEIY; translated from the coding sequence ATGGCAGAACTAATACGTATATACGAAGACAACCCAAATCCTAAACAAATAAAGCAAGTAGTAAATGCATTGCGTGATGGAGCTTTGGTTATTTACCCAACAGACACAGTTTATGGGCTTGGTTGTGATATCTCTAATGTAAGCGCCTTAGAGCGTATTGCTAAGCTAAAAAATGTAAAATTAGAGAAGGCAAATTTTTCTTTTATCTGTGAAGATTTAAGTAACCTATCAGACTATGTAAAGCAAATAGATACGCGTACATTTAAAATATTGAAGCGTTGTTTGCCAGGACCTTATACATTTATTCTTCCAGGCAATAATAACTTACCTAACGTCTTTAAGAAAAAGAAGACTGTTGGAATAAGAGTACCAGATAACAGTATTTGTAATGCATTAGTAAGTGGGCTAGGTAATCCAATTATTTCAACATCTATTAGAGATGAAGATGACGTTATAGAGTATACTACAGACCCAAGTCTTATTTTAGAAAAATGGGACAAACACGTAGATATTGTTATAGATGGAGGCTATGGAGATAATATAGCCTCAACAGTTATAGATCTTACAGGTGATGAAGCCGAAGTAATACGAGAAGGTAAAGGAAGTTTAGAAATATATTAA
- a CDS encoding alpha/beta hydrolase translates to MLHCFSTTFDLEELKKKNMTIIKSICIAVSLMLSFSCSSDNSSTTIQDPVTENPQEEPQNLEAEDIFDVSYGDHQQQAYDIYLPANRTTEATKVILLIHGGSWTAGDKSDMNYFLPILQPQLSEYAIVNMNYVLANETTAAFPNQITDVGAVIEHVKNNASEYHINPTFGVIGLSAGAHIGLQYTYAEDTNQDIKMACSVVGPVDFTDPYYSENPQFQFVNDLVDEDAYPEGTNFEEVLSPALQVSQQSVPTILFYGESDPLVPLSQANAINDALEANNVTHQLTTYEGGHANWSLASYADLQSKLSIFINEHL, encoded by the coding sequence TTGTTACACTGTTTTAGCACGACATTTGATTTAGAGGAATTAAAAAAGAAAAATATGACCATTATAAAATCTATATGTATTGCAGTATCTCTTATGCTGTCTTTTTCATGCAGTTCAGATAACTCTAGTACCACAATTCAAGATCCTGTTACAGAAAATCCTCAAGAAGAACCACAAAACCTTGAAGCAGAAGATATATTTGATGTAAGCTATGGAGACCATCAACAACAGGCTTATGACATTTACTTGCCTGCAAATAGAACTACAGAAGCCACTAAAGTAATATTATTAATACATGGTGGTAGCTGGACAGCTGGTGATAAAAGTGATATGAATTATTTTCTACCTATTTTACAACCACAACTTTCCGAATATGCAATAGTAAATATGAACTATGTTCTTGCTAATGAAACTACAGCTGCATTTCCTAATCAGATAACTGATGTTGGTGCAGTAATAGAACACGTGAAAAACAATGCCTCAGAATACCACATAAACCCAACATTTGGAGTTATTGGTCTTAGCGCCGGTGCGCATATTGGATTGCAGTATACATATGCAGAAGATACTAACCAAGATATTAAAATGGCTTGTAGCGTTGTTGGACCTGTAGATTTTACAGATCCTTATTATTCTGAAAACCCTCAATTTCAATTTGTAAACGATTTAGTAGATGAAGATGCTTATCCTGAAGGTACAAATTTTGAAGAGGTTTTAAGTCCTGCATTACAAGTCTCCCAACAAAGTGTGCCTACTATATTATTTTATGGAGAAAGTGATCCTTTGGTGCCACTAAGCCAAGCTAATGCCATTAACGATGCTTTAGAAGCAAATAACGTTACACACCAATTAACAACTTATGAAGGTGGTCATGCCAATTGGAGTTTAGCAAGCTATGCAGATTTACAATCTAAGCTTTCAATATTTATTAATGAGCATCTTTAA
- a CDS encoding hypervirulence associated TUDOR domain-containing protein: MIKEGTSVTWKWGSGEASGKVVETYTKSVTKTIKGTDVTRDGETNNKALYIKQEDGDHVLKLESEVNRD; this comes from the coding sequence ATGATTAAAGAAGGTACTAGTGTAACCTGGAAATGGGGAAGTGGTGAAGCTTCCGGAAAGGTTGTAGAAACTTATACTAAATCTGTAACTAAAACCATAAAAGGTACAGACGTTACTAGAGATGGAGAGACAAATAATAAAGCACTTTATATTAAGCAGGAAGATGGAGACCACGTCTTAAAATTAGAAAGTGAAGTTAATAGAGATTAA
- a CDS encoding type B 50S ribosomal protein L31, with protein MKQGVHPENYRVVAFKDMSNDEVFLTKSTANSKETIEVDGTEYPLVKLEISRTSHPFYTGKAKLLDTAGRIDKFKNKYAKFKKPAKAEETKED; from the coding sequence ATGAAGCAAGGTGTACATCCAGAAAACTATAGAGTAGTAGCGTTTAAAGATATGTCTAACGACGAAGTATTTTTAACTAAATCTACTGCTAATTCTAAAGAAACGATCGAAGTTGATGGTACTGAGTATCCATTAGTGAAATTAGAAATTTCTAGAACATCTCATCCTTTCTATACAGGTAAAGCTAAATTACTTGATACAGCTGGTCGTATTGACAAGTTTAAGAACAAGTATGCTAAGTTTAAGAAGCCTGCTAAAGCTGAAGAAACTAAAGAAGACTAA
- a CDS encoding glycosyltransferase family 2 protein, whose protein sequence is MQLSIVIPLLNEGESLNELYNWIASVMQSNSFSYELLFIDDGSTDNSWEIITALSQQDKNVKGIRFNRNYGKSQALHAGFKCVKGDVVITMDADLQDSPDEIPELYNLIIKDGYDLVSGWKKKRYDSKLTKNLPSKLFNAAARKTSGVKLHDFNCGLKAYNQVVVKNIDVYGEMHRYIPVLAKNAGFTNITEKVVKHQARKYGTTKFGAERFINGFLDLITIWFLSRFAKRPMHLFGALGVLMFIIGSCSAIYIGISKLYKLAQGLPAILVTNNPWFYIALTTMIIGTQLFLAGFLGELILRSKRQQERYRIAETIA, encoded by the coding sequence ATGCAGTTATCTATTGTCATTCCGCTTTTAAATGAAGGCGAATCTTTAAACGAACTTTATAATTGGATTGCATCTGTGATGCAGTCCAATTCATTTTCATATGAACTTCTGTTTATAGATGATGGTAGTACGGATAACTCATGGGAAATAATTACTGCGCTCTCCCAACAAGACAAAAATGTAAAAGGCATACGTTTTAATAGAAATTACGGCAAATCTCAAGCTTTGCACGCAGGTTTTAAGTGCGTAAAAGGTGATGTGGTAATTACAATGGATGCAGATTTACAAGACAGTCCAGATGAAATTCCAGAATTGTATAACCTTATTATCAAAGATGGTTATGATCTTGTTTCTGGCTGGAAGAAAAAGCGTTATGACTCTAAGCTCACAAAAAACTTACCTTCTAAACTTTTTAATGCAGCCGCAAGGAAAACATCTGGTGTAAAGCTTCACGACTTTAATTGTGGCTTAAAAGCTTACAATCAAGTTGTTGTGAAGAATATTGATGTTTATGGAGAAATGCATCGTTATATACCAGTATTAGCTAAAAATGCTGGATTTACTAACATTACAGAGAAAGTAGTTAAGCACCAAGCCAGAAAATATGGGACAACTAAATTTGGAGCAGAGCGTTTCATTAATGGTTTCTTAGATCTTATTACTATTTGGTTCTTATCTAGATTTGCAAAACGACCAATGCACTTATTTGGCGCATTAGGTGTACTTATGTTTATTATAGGATCTTGTTCTGCAATTTATATTGGTATCTCAAAACTCTATAAACTGGCTCAAGGTTTGCCAGCAATACTCGTTACCAACAATCCTTGGTTTTATATTGCCTTAACTACTATGATTATAGGAACACAATTATTCCTGGCAGGCTTTTTAGGAGAGCTTATTCTAAGAAGTAAACGCCAACAAGAACGTTATAGGATAGCTGAAACCATAGCGTAA